AGAGATTGAAGGCTTCTGTATAATCAGGATGCCATCTGGAAAGAGGTGGGCGGTTTTCGATGATGTCTCCAATTGCCCAGGCCATCCGCTTTTCATCCAGTTCGCGTGAGACGTCATTGTCCGGACAGAGGATGTAGAAATCTCCATGTTCCAAGCTTTGAAATAGGAACTCTGCTGTCTGTTCAGGGGTCCAGGCACCAGCAGGCTTTGCTGTGCGAGTACCTCGTGTCAGGTCCGTGAAAACAAAGCCTGGAATCAATAGGTGAGTGGTCAGATGATGCCCTTCAGTATTGCGTAGTTCGTGAGCCAGGGCTTCGGTGAAGGTCTTGACCGCGCTCTTGGAGACGTTGTAGGCCGGATCTCCAGGAGGAGTCGTGATGCCCTGCTTGGAGCCTGTGTTGATGACCAATCCTGGTCGTGCTCGTTCGATCATGCGTGGGAGAAAGACCTGAGTGCCATAGACGATCCCACCCAAGTTCACTCTCAGGATGTGAAGCCAGTTCTCCGAGTCATCCAACAGTGTACTCCCCGGTTGGATACCTGCGTTGTTCATTAGGATGTCAGTACCCCCAAAGCTCTCTGCAACCAGTGCTTCCAGTTCGACCAAGGCCTCTCTGTCGGAAACATCTGTAGAGCTAGCCATTACTTCTGGTGCTCCCATTTGGCGAAGCTGTTCGGCTGCTGGTTCCAGCAATGCTTCACGGACGTCAACAATTACCAAGCGCAGACCCATAGTGGCTAGGCGTTGGGCGGTGGCTAGGCCGATGCCTGAAGCACCTCCAGTGATAACGGCAACGGCGTTGGGCTGAAAAGCTGGATGAGTCATGAAAATTTCTCCTGGACAGAAAGAACGAAGGAATCAGTAAAAAATTGCTTTATTTAGGATCAGAGCCTTGAATGAAATTGCCATTTTAGCGACATTCTTCAAAAGAAGACTAACTTGATCCAGAAAAACTGGCTATATGCAAACTGATTTTGATTTTGAAAACCAAAAAGGAATCCGATGAATCTCTACGCTAAACTGCAGGCTCGTGCTGCTCAACAAAAAC
This genomic window from SAR324 cluster bacterium contains:
- a CDS encoding SDR family NAD(P)-dependent oxidoreductase, which encodes MTHPAFQPNAVAVITGGASGIGLATAQRLATMGLRLVIVDVREALLEPAAEQLRQMGAPEVMASSTDVSDREALVELEALVAESFGGTDILMNNAGIQPGSTLLDDSENWLHILRVNLGGIVYGTQVFLPRMIERARPGLVINTGSKQGITTPPGDPAYNVSKSAVKTFTEALAHELRNTEGHHLTTHLLIPGFVFTDLTRGTRTAKPAGAWTPEQTAEFLFQSLEHGDFYILCPDNDVSRELDEKRMAWAIGDIIENRPPLSRWHPDYTEAFNLYVERS